The proteins below are encoded in one region of Synchiropus splendidus isolate RoL2022-P1 chromosome 13, RoL_Sspl_1.0, whole genome shotgun sequence:
- the slc6a9 gene encoding sodium- and chloride-dependent glycine transporter 1 isoform X2: protein MEDKQFAGILNGAVPGEPVKKDENSRRGNWGNQIEFVLTSVGYAVGLGNVWRFPYLCYRNGGGAFMLPYFIMLVFCGIPLFFLELSFGQFASLGCLGVWKISPMFKGVGYGMMVVSTYIGIYYNVVICIAFYYFFMSMTNLLPWTYCNNPWNTPDCSGVVSNPLNASLANATTSLVTGVTEVVNRTKRTSPSEEYWKHYVLDISDDIGNFGDVRLPILGCLAVSWFVVFLCLIRGVKSSGKVVYFTATFPYVVLTILFIRGITLDGAINGIKYYLTPQWQKVLDAKVWGDAASQIFYSLGCAWGGLITMASYNKFHNNCFRDSIIISITNCATSVYAGFVIFSILGFMAHHLNVPVSEVADHGPGLAFVAYPEALTLLPISPLWSLLFFFMLILLGLGTQFCLLETLVTAIVDEIGTDWIIRNKTIVTLCVAVVGFLLGVPLTTQAGIYWLLLMDNYAASFSLVIISCIMCICVMYVYGHRNYFKDVEMMLGFPPPLFFKVCWRFISPVIISFILIFTVIQYKPITYNDYVYPGWSLAIGFAMALSSVVCIPIYALYKISKSPGATFRERLRNACKPHPKWGPALQEHRTGRYAAVVSEDTMETRPLEDKEELKEKEIKDDISLTIQGSNGSTNTHTNPNPSA from the exons GTGCCTTCATGCTCCCGTACTTCATCATGCTGGTGTTCTGTGGGATCCCACTGTTTTTCTTGGAGCTGTCGTTCGGTCAGTTCGCCAGCCTGGGGTGTTTGGGCGTCTGGAAGATCAGCCCAATGTTCAAAG GTGTGGGGTACggcatgatggtggtgtcgacCTATATCGGGATCTACTACAATGTGGTCATCTGCATTGCCTTCTACTACTTCTTCATGTCCATGACCAACCTGCTGCCATGGACGTACTGCAACAACCCCTGGAACACGCCCGACTGCAGTGGTGTGGTCAGCAACCCGCTCAACGCAAGCCTCGCCAACGCCACCACCAGCCTGGTCACTGGAGTCACTGAGGTGGTGAACCGCACCAAGAGGACCAGCCCCAGTGAGGAGTACTGGAA ACACTATGTGCTGGACATCTCTGACGACATCGGCAACTTCGGAGACGTGCGTCTCCCCATCCTGGGTTGTCTGGCGGTGTCCTGGTTTGTTGTGTTCCTGTGTCTCATCAGGGGAGTGAAGTCTTCTGGAAAG GTGGTCTACTTCACCGCCACCTTCCCATATGTGGTGCTGACCATCCTGTTCATCCGTGGCATCACTCTGGATGGAGCTATCAATGGTATCAAGTACTACCTGACCCCACAGTGGCAGAAGGTCCTGGATGCAAAG GTTTGGGGCGACGCTGCTTCCCAGATCTTCTACTCCCTGGGCTGTGCCTGGGGTGGCCTCATCACCATGGCTTCCTATAACAAGTTTCACAACAACTGCTTCAG AGacagcatcatcatcagcatAACAAACTGCGCGACCAGCGTCTACGCCGGTTTCGTCATTTTCTCCATTCTGGGCTTCATGGCGCACCACCTGAACGTGCCGGTGTCTGAAGTGGCTGACCATGGACCAGGCCTGGCCTTTGTCGCCTACCCAGAAGCCCTCACTCTGCTGCCCATCTCCCCTCTGTGGtcgctgctcttcttcttcatgctcATCCTCCTGGGACTTGGAACTCAG TTCTGTCTGCTGGAGACGCTGGTGACCGCCATCGTGGATGAGATCGGTACCGACTGGATCATCCGGAACAAGACTATTGTGACGCTGTGTGTTGCTGTGGTTGGCTTTTTGCTGGGGGTGCCTCTGACCACACAG GCTGGCATCTActggctgctgctgatggaCAACTACGCTGCCAGCTTCTCATTGGTCATCATCTCCTGCATCATGTGTATTTGCGTCATGTATGTTTACG GTCACAGAAACTACTTCAAAGACGTGGAGATGATGCTGggcttccctcctcctctcttcttcaaAGTCTGCTGGAGATTCATCTCGCCGGTCATTATCTCA TTCATCCTGATCTTCACAGTGATCCAGTACAAGCCCATCACCTACAACGACTACGTGTACCCCGGCTGGTCCCTGGCCATCGGCTTCGCCATGGCTCTGTCCTCGGTGGTCTGTATACCCATCTacgccctctacaagatctcaaAGTCCCCAGGTGCCACCTTCAGAGAG CGGCTAAGGAACGCGTGCAAGCCCCACCCGAAGTGGGGTCCCGCCCTCCAGGAGCATAGAACAGGCCGCTACGCCGCGGTGGTCTCTGAAGACACGATGGAGACTCGCCCGCTGGAGGACAAGgaagagctgaaggagaaggagatcAAGGATGACATCAGCCTCACCATCCAGGGAAGCAACGGCTcgaccaacacacacaccaacccaAACCCCAGCGCATAG